From the genome of Impatiens glandulifera chromosome 9, dImpGla2.1, whole genome shotgun sequence, one region includes:
- the LOC124916484 gene encoding uncharacterized protein LOC124916484 — MNRIRSSASLLLRLRSGTRCSFPLLVWTLVGCLLILHLLSYIHKEHVGNRAIETFTGRHLLPRELEEAEEENIQMPPPRKRSPRASKRKHKGPSTFIDEFLDESSQLRNVFFPRIETSMDPRKKNIDGGNNNSFYYYPGRVWLDSDGNPIQAHGGCILYDDLSKLYYWYGENKDGSTYHIGKKGTARVDVIGVSCYSSRDLQTWKNEGIVLAAEQNETHDLHKSNVLERPKVIYNVKTGKYVMWMHIDDNNYTKASVGIAVSDSPTGPFDYLYSKRPHGFDSRDMTLFKDDDNVAYLIYSSEGNRELHVGPLTEDYLDVTGLMKRILVGLHREAPALFRYGRSYYMITSGCSGWAPNEALAHVAESVMGPWETIGNPCVGGNKIFRQTTFFAQSAYVFPFYGYPGSYIFMADRWNPSDLRDSRYIWLPLTVGEMETRSRAVYNLGFKVWSRVSIYWHNRWKFPSTRIESN; from the exons ATGAACAGAATTAGGTCCTCTGCTTCCCTTCTGCTCCGACTGCGTTCCG GAACCAGGTGTTCATTTCCTCTTCTAGTGTGGACCTTGGTTGGCTGCCTCCTTATACTTCATCTGCTCTCATATATTCACAAAGAACATGTCGGGAATAGAGCGATTGAAACATTCACGGGTCGCCATCTCCTTCCTCGTGAGCTAGAAGAGGCGGAGGAGGAAAATATCCAAATGCCTCCTCCTAGAAAGCGATCTCCACGTGCTTCCAAAAGAAAACATAAAGGGCCATCAACATTTATCGATGAATTTCTTGACGAGTCTTCTCAACTCAGGAATGTGTTTTTCCCTCGTATTGAAACATCTATGGATCCTAGGAAGAAGAATATTGATGGGGGGAACAATAATAGCTTTTACTACTATCCAGGAAGAGTTTGGTTAGATAGTGATGGAAATCCTATTCAAGCTCATGGAGGTTGTATTTTATATGACGACTTGTCAAAACTGTATTATTGGTACGGCGAGAACAAGGATGGTTCAACTTATCATATAGGAAAAAAAGGTACAGCACGG GTTGATGTAATTGGTGTGAGTTGCTATTCTTCACGTGATTTACAGACATGGAAAAACGAGGGTATTGTGCTAGCAGCCGAACAAAACGAGACCCACGATCTTCACAAATCCAACGTACTTGAGAGGCCAAAGGTAATTTACAATGTAAAAACGGGTAAATACGTAATGTGGATGCATATCGACGATAACAACTACACCAAAGCATCGGTTGGTATCGCAGTGAGCGATTCCCCAACCGGACCCTTTGATTATCTATATAGTAAACGCCCTCACGGTTTCGATAGTAGAGACATGACACTCTTCAAAGACGATGATAATGTTGCCTATCTTATCTACTCCTCGGAGGGCAATCGAGAACTTCACGTGGGACCCCTAACCGAAGACTATCTCGATGTTACGGGTCTTATGAAAAGGATTCTTGTCGGTTTACATAGGGAAGCTCCTGCTTTGTTTAGGTATGGGAGAAGTTATTATATGATAACGTCTGGTTGCTCCGGTTGGGCTCCAAATGAGGCTTTAGCGCACGTAGCTGAGTCTGTTATGGGACCGTGGGAAACGATTGGAAACCCTTGTGTTGGAGGTAACAAGATTTTTCGACAGACCACATTTTTCGCTCAGAGTGCGTATGTTTTCCCATTTTATGGATATCCCGGTTCTTATATCTTCATGGCAGATCGTTGGAATCCGTCAGATTTGAGGGATTCTAGGTATATTTGGCTTCCTTTAACGGTTGGGGAAATGGAAACGCGTTCGCGAGCTGTGTATAATCTTGGGTTTAAGGTTTGGTCGAGAGTCTCGATTTATTGGCATAATAGATGGAAATTTCCTTCTACGCGAATTGAGAGCAACTGA